A window from Nycticebus coucang isolate mNycCou1 chromosome X, mNycCou1.pri, whole genome shotgun sequence encodes these proteins:
- the NDUFB11 gene encoding NADH dehydrogenase [ubiquinone] 1 beta subcomplex subunit 11, mitochondrial translates to MATGLLGLSARRLLGAVATRGFPAARVRWGSGSSRAVVTPSAVAGKRPPEPTIHWQEDPEPEDENLYEKNPDSHGYDKDPVIDVWNMRVVFFFGFSIVMVLGGTFVAYLPDYGMQEWAHREAERLVKYREANGLPIMESNCFDPSKIQLPEDEN, encoded by the exons ATGGCGACTGGGCTATTAGGTTTGTCCGCTCGCCGCCTTTTGGGGGCAGTGGCGACGCGAGGGTTCCCGGCTGCCCGCGTTCGCTGGGGCTCTGGCTCCTCCAGGGCTGTGGTCACCCCATCCGCTGTGGCGGGAAAGCGGCCGCCGGAACCGACCATACACTGGCAGGAGGACCCAGAACCTGAGGACGAAAACCTCTATGagaag AACCCAGACTCCCACGGTTATGACAAGGACCCTGttatagatgtctggaacatgCGAGTTGTCTTCTTCTTTGGCTTCTCCATTGTCATGGTCCTTGGCGGCACCTTCGTGGCCTATCTGCCTGACTACGG GATGCAGGAGTGGGCCCACCGAGAAGCTGAAAGGCTTGTGAAATACCGAGAGGCCAATGGCCTCCCGATCATGGAATCCAACTGTTTCGACCCCAGCAAGATTCAGCTGCCGGAGGATGAGAACTGA